One genomic segment of Amycolatopsis sp. Hca4 includes these proteins:
- a CDS encoding FG-GAP-like repeat-containing protein: MSIRPTRVVATTTALLAAGLLTAVPADAVSGGTAATAGAYPYAAKLTADGRACGGALVEPDLVLTAASCFPETPQGGVPAKATTATIGRTSLSGTGGHVVGVTNVVVRTDRDVALARLATPVTDIAPLPLSTIPVNYPSGDETLTLAGYGRTESEWVPDTLHVGTFKAPSSTATTLALTGTNGTDACKGDAGAPIFRDAGGRTDVVGVSSTSWQHGCFGETTTKQGTVAARVDDIAGWIRQQTLAPSAKAVGHAITLTWHAVTGATGYHIYAATTPDVPVDSAHLLGSFGGTSYTHTGLPAKQTRYYRIVVPTTDGWTAPPTDVVSATTPVAAGNDFNGDGKDEAGAAYDLQNARVGLYVWPTTATGVGAPALKWNTDGWEAAKARWVTGDFNGDGRTDFGAFYDYLDGGSNLFLWYANASGGFDSQGIKWSGAFRPLNARFTTGDFDGDGRTDIAAAYDNGNADLSVLTWHATATGFDAPVTQWRTGPGNWNLAQSDWRAGDFNGDGRADLAAFYDYRDNTANLFLWYGNASGGFDAQNVKWNGGIPSGKAKFVSGDFDGDGRTDLGAAIDLGSANLTFRTWHATATGVDAPVTQWTTGAGGWNLGQSQWTAGDYDGDGRTDLLASYDYGSANTNLFRWHANATGGFDAEGVKWSSNGTFDAGRSKLL; this comes from the coding sequence ATGTCCATCCGTCCCACCAGGGTCGTGGCGACCACCACGGCCCTGCTGGCCGCCGGGCTGCTGACCGCAGTGCCCGCCGATGCCGTGTCCGGCGGGACCGCCGCCACCGCGGGCGCCTACCCGTACGCCGCGAAACTCACCGCCGACGGGCGGGCCTGCGGTGGGGCTCTCGTCGAGCCCGACCTCGTGCTCACCGCCGCGAGCTGCTTCCCCGAGACGCCGCAGGGCGGTGTGCCCGCCAAGGCGACCACCGCCACCATCGGGCGGACCAGCCTCAGCGGCACCGGCGGGCACGTCGTGGGAGTCACGAACGTCGTCGTCCGCACCGACCGGGACGTCGCGCTGGCCCGGCTCGCCACGCCGGTCACCGACATCGCGCCGCTGCCGCTCAGCACCATCCCGGTCAACTACCCCAGCGGTGACGAGACGCTCACCCTGGCCGGCTACGGCCGCACCGAGAGCGAATGGGTGCCGGACACGCTGCACGTCGGCACCTTCAAGGCGCCGTCGTCGACGGCGACCACCCTGGCCCTCACCGGCACGAACGGCACCGACGCTTGCAAGGGCGACGCCGGTGCGCCGATCTTCCGCGACGCCGGTGGCCGCACCGACGTCGTCGGGGTGTCCAGCACGTCGTGGCAGCACGGCTGCTTCGGGGAGACCACGACCAAGCAGGGCACCGTCGCCGCCCGCGTCGACGACATCGCCGGCTGGATCCGCCAGCAGACGCTCGCCCCCTCGGCGAAGGCCGTCGGCCACGCGATCACGCTGACCTGGCACGCGGTGACCGGCGCCACCGGCTACCACATCTACGCCGCCACCACCCCGGACGTGCCGGTCGACAGCGCGCACCTGCTGGGCAGCTTCGGCGGCACGTCGTACACGCACACCGGCCTGCCCGCCAAGCAGACCCGCTACTACCGCATCGTCGTCCCGACGACCGACGGCTGGACGGCCCCGCCCACCGACGTCGTTTCGGCGACCACCCCGGTCGCGGCGGGCAACGACTTCAACGGCGACGGCAAGGACGAGGCCGGCGCGGCCTACGACCTCCAGAACGCCCGCGTCGGCCTGTACGTCTGGCCGACGACCGCGACCGGGGTGGGCGCCCCGGCGCTGAAGTGGAACACCGACGGCTGGGAGGCCGCCAAGGCCCGCTGGGTCACCGGTGACTTCAACGGCGACGGCCGCACCGACTTCGGCGCCTTCTACGACTACCTCGACGGCGGCTCGAACCTGTTCCTCTGGTACGCCAACGCCTCCGGCGGCTTCGACAGCCAGGGCATCAAGTGGAGCGGCGCCTTCCGGCCGCTGAACGCCCGGTTCACCACGGGCGACTTCGACGGTGACGGCCGCACGGACATCGCCGCCGCCTACGACAACGGCAACGCCGACCTGAGCGTGCTGACCTGGCACGCGACGGCGACCGGCTTCGACGCCCCGGTCACGCAGTGGCGCACCGGGCCCGGCAACTGGAACCTCGCCCAGTCCGACTGGCGGGCCGGCGACTTCAACGGCGACGGCCGCGCCGACCTGGCCGCGTTCTACGACTACCGGGACAACACCGCGAACCTGTTCCTCTGGTACGGCAACGCTTCCGGCGGGTTCGACGCGCAGAACGTCAAGTGGAACGGCGGGATCCCGTCCGGCAAGGCGAAGTTTGTCTCCGGCGACTTCGACGGTGACGGGCGCACCGACCTCGGGGCCGCGATCGACCTGGGCAGCGCGAACCTGACCTTCCGCACCTGGCACGCCACCGCCACCGGCGTCGACGCGCCGGTCACGCAGTGGACGACCGGAGCGGGCGGCTGGAATCTCGGCCAGTCCCAGTGGACCGCCGGCGACTACGACGGGGACGGCCGCACGGACCTGCTCGCCTCCTACGACTACGGCAGCGCGAACACGAACCTGTTCCGCTGGCACGCCAACGCCACCGGCGGGTTCGACGCCGAAGGCGTCAAGTGGAGCAGCAACGGCACGTTCGACGCCGGCCGCTCGAAGCTCCTGTAG
- the eccCa gene encoding type VII secretion protein EccCa, translating into MSLTPERPTEIVLQSPPMLPKSSSGGMVQLMMFLPMMLGMGAMSFVYIGRDGGVMTYVFGALFLCAMGGMVVMSLGRGGMAKKAQINDERRDYQRYLSGLRAQVRDIADGQRAAMVAVQPDPADLWAYVEAGKLWDRRRTEPQFAQVRAGTGPQRLATPLKAPQTVPLEDLDPVSSTSLKHFIRTYSTVDGLPVALSLRSFAAVTVAGRRPAVLGLVRALLCQLVTFHSPADLRIAVCVSPDRRHDWEWVKWLPHAAAAGAGDAVGPRRLAADTAAGLAELLGADLGERPAFSRRAAAELDLPHLVVLVDGGNAHGEPRLIGADGRLGVTVLEVGQEHPRTSSSEKLLSLHTAPDSLGMVVGDGGEQRLGFLGRPDVLDRGAAEALARMLTPLHTPAAVVGEKPMSATFGLAGLLGIGDPRDTDTTVTWAPRAARDRLRIPLGVNPEGRPVELDLKESAEGGMGPHGLVIGATGSGKSELLRTLVTALAVMHSSETLNLALIDFKGGATFAGMTGLPHTCAVITNLSDDLALVDRMADALNGELLRRQELLHAAGNYASVRDYEKARADGAPLDPLPSLLVIIDEFSELLSSRPEFIDLFVAIGRLGRSLGIHLLLASQRLEEGRLRGLDSHLSYRIGLRTFSAAESRAVLGVADAYHLPPVPGSAYLKSDTETLVRLKAAYVSGELPPRSTVVREDGQELGVLPFSLAPVEIPVTTEVSAAPSEEGTGETIIGAMLSRLEGRGPAAHQIWLPPLAEPPTLDQLLPPLGEDAARGLCPLGWGGNGKLTIPVALVDKPFEQRRDLLWADFSGAAGHALVVGAPQSGKSTLMKDIAGMLALTHTPAEVQLFVLDMGGGALAPIAGLPHVSGYATRRDAQRCRRVVAELTTLLEQREEFFAAQGIESMAAFRARRSEFTESTDDREFGDVFLFVDNWTTIRQEYEQLEEQITGLAARGLGFGIHVIVSVNQWIGVRAQLRDAIGTRFELRLGDPMDSSIDRKVAANVPADRPGRGITAEKLHFLAALPRIDGDQRPETVGAGGVDLVRRISEAWQGPRAPQVRLLPPEVPLDGLPPAPSRQVTLGIAESTLRPVYLDFAADPHFIAFGDVESGKSSLLRAIASGITTAYTPDEAAIIVADYRRGLLGAVSEPHLLGYAGAEGKLTDLIAECATAMRNRLPGPSVTPDQLRNRSWWRGPELFVLVDDYELVATVGRNPLQPLLEFLPQARDIGLHLLIVRGSGGAGRALFEPVLQRLRELGTPGLIMSGTKDEGALLADVKPSPQPPGRGTLVSRRHGTGLVQVAWTKPAES; encoded by the coding sequence ATGAGCCTCACGCCCGAGCGTCCGACCGAGATCGTGCTGCAGTCGCCGCCGATGCTCCCGAAGAGCTCGTCCGGCGGCATGGTGCAGCTGATGATGTTCCTGCCGATGATGCTCGGCATGGGCGCGATGTCGTTCGTCTACATCGGACGCGACGGCGGCGTGATGACCTACGTCTTCGGCGCGCTGTTCCTCTGCGCGATGGGCGGCATGGTGGTGATGTCGCTCGGCCGCGGCGGCATGGCGAAGAAGGCGCAGATCAACGACGAGCGCCGGGACTACCAGCGGTACCTCTCCGGGCTGCGCGCCCAGGTCCGCGACATCGCCGACGGGCAGCGCGCGGCCATGGTCGCCGTCCAGCCCGACCCGGCCGACCTGTGGGCCTACGTCGAGGCCGGGAAGCTGTGGGACCGGCGGCGCACCGAGCCGCAGTTCGCGCAGGTGCGCGCGGGCACCGGGCCGCAACGGCTCGCGACGCCGCTGAAGGCGCCGCAAACCGTGCCGCTGGAAGACCTGGACCCGGTGTCCTCCACCAGCCTCAAGCACTTCATCCGCACCTACTCGACGGTGGACGGCCTGCCGGTCGCGCTGTCCCTGCGGTCGTTCGCCGCGGTCACCGTGGCCGGGCGGCGACCGGCCGTGCTCGGCTTGGTGCGGGCCCTGCTGTGCCAGCTCGTCACCTTCCACTCCCCCGCGGACCTGCGGATCGCCGTCTGCGTGTCGCCGGACCGCCGGCACGACTGGGAGTGGGTGAAGTGGCTTCCGCACGCCGCCGCGGCCGGCGCGGGCGACGCCGTCGGGCCGCGGCGGCTGGCCGCGGACACCGCCGCCGGGCTGGCCGAGCTGCTGGGCGCCGACCTCGGCGAACGGCCCGCGTTCAGCCGCCGCGCGGCGGCCGAACTCGACCTGCCCCACCTCGTCGTCCTCGTCGACGGCGGCAACGCCCACGGCGAGCCCCGGCTGATCGGGGCGGACGGCCGGCTCGGCGTCACCGTGCTCGAGGTCGGCCAGGAGCACCCGCGGACGTCGTCGTCCGAGAAGCTGCTCAGCCTGCACACCGCGCCGGACTCCCTCGGCATGGTCGTCGGCGACGGCGGCGAGCAGCGGCTCGGCTTCCTCGGCCGCCCCGACGTGCTCGACCGCGGCGCCGCCGAAGCCCTCGCCCGGATGCTGACGCCGTTGCACACGCCCGCCGCGGTCGTCGGCGAGAAGCCGATGTCCGCGACGTTCGGGCTGGCCGGGCTGCTCGGCATCGGTGACCCGCGCGACACCGACACGACGGTGACGTGGGCCCCGCGGGCGGCGCGGGACCGGCTGCGGATCCCGCTGGGCGTCAACCCCGAAGGCCGTCCGGTCGAGCTGGACCTCAAGGAGTCGGCCGAAGGCGGGATGGGCCCGCACGGTCTGGTCATCGGCGCGACCGGGTCCGGCAAGAGCGAGCTGCTGCGGACGCTGGTGACGGCGCTGGCCGTGATGCACTCGTCGGAGACGCTCAACCTGGCCCTCATCGACTTCAAGGGCGGCGCGACCTTCGCCGGGATGACCGGGCTGCCGCACACCTGCGCCGTCATCACCAACCTGTCCGACGACCTCGCGCTGGTCGACCGGATGGCGGACGCGCTGAACGGCGAGCTGCTGCGGCGGCAGGAACTGCTGCACGCGGCCGGGAACTACGCATCGGTGCGCGACTACGAGAAGGCCCGCGCGGACGGCGCGCCGCTGGACCCGCTGCCCTCGCTGCTGGTGATCATCGACGAGTTCAGCGAGCTGCTGTCCTCGCGCCCGGAGTTCATCGACCTGTTCGTCGCGATCGGCAGGCTCGGGCGCTCCCTCGGCATCCACCTGCTGCTCGCCTCGCAGCGGCTCGAGGAAGGCCGGCTGCGCGGGCTCGATTCCCACCTGTCGTACCGGATCGGGCTGCGGACGTTCTCCGCCGCGGAAAGCCGGGCCGTGCTGGGTGTCGCCGACGCCTACCACCTGCCGCCGGTGCCCGGCTCGGCGTACCTGAAGTCCGACACCGAAACGCTGGTCCGGCTCAAGGCCGCCTACGTCTCCGGGGAGCTCCCGCCGCGGAGCACGGTCGTGCGCGAGGACGGGCAGGAACTGGGCGTGCTGCCGTTTTCCCTGGCCCCGGTGGAGATCCCGGTGACGACCGAGGTGTCCGCGGCGCCTTCGGAAGAGGGCACCGGCGAGACGATCATCGGCGCGATGCTGTCCCGCCTGGAGGGTCGCGGGCCGGCCGCGCACCAGATCTGGCTGCCGCCGCTGGCCGAACCGCCGACGCTGGACCAGCTGCTCCCGCCGCTGGGCGAGGACGCGGCCCGCGGCCTGTGCCCGCTCGGCTGGGGCGGCAACGGCAAGCTGACGATCCCGGTGGCGCTGGTGGACAAGCCGTTCGAGCAGCGCCGCGACCTGCTGTGGGCCGACTTCTCCGGCGCGGCCGGGCACGCGCTGGTCGTCGGCGCGCCGCAGAGCGGGAAGTCGACGCTGATGAAGGACATCGCGGGCATGCTCGCGCTGACCCACACCCCGGCCGAGGTCCAGCTGTTCGTGCTGGACATGGGTGGTGGCGCGCTGGCGCCGATCGCCGGGCTGCCGCACGTGTCGGGGTACGCGACCCGCCGGGACGCCCAGCGCTGCCGCCGGGTCGTCGCCGAGCTGACGACGTTGCTGGAGCAGCGCGAGGAGTTCTTCGCCGCGCAGGGCATCGAGTCGATGGCGGCGTTCCGCGCCCGCCGGTCGGAGTTCACCGAGAGCACCGACGACCGCGAGTTCGGCGACGTGTTCCTGTTCGTGGACAACTGGACCACGATCCGCCAGGAGTACGAGCAGCTGGAGGAGCAGATCACCGGACTGGCCGCGCGCGGGCTCGGCTTCGGCATCCACGTGATCGTGTCGGTGAACCAGTGGATCGGCGTCCGCGCCCAGCTGCGCGACGCGATCGGGACGCGGTTCGAGCTGCGCCTGGGTGACCCGATGGACTCGTCGATCGACCGCAAGGTGGCGGCCAACGTGCCGGCCGACCGCCCGGGCCGCGGCATCACGGCGGAGAAGCTGCACTTCCTGGCGGCGCTGCCCCGCATCGACGGCGACCAGCGCCCGGAGACGGTCGGCGCGGGCGGCGTCGACCTGGTCCGGCGGATTTCCGAGGCGTGGCAGGGGCCGCGCGCCCCGCAGGTCCGGCTGCTGCCGCCGGAGGTGCCCCTCGACGGGCTGCCCCCGGCCCCGTCGCGCCAGGTCACGCTGGGGATCGCGGAATCGACGTTGCGCCCGGTGTACCTGGACTTCGCGGCCGACCCGCACTTCATCGCGTTCGGCGACGTGGAGTCCGGCAAGAGCTCGCTGCTGCGTGCCATTGCTTCGGGGATCACGACGGCCTACACCCCGGACGAGGCGGCGATCATCGTGGCGGACTACCGCCGGGGCCTGCTGGGCGCGGTGTCGGAGCCGCACCTGCTGGGGTACGCGGGCGCGGAGGGCAAGCTGACGGACCTGATCGCGGAGTGCGCCACCGCGATGCGCAACCGCCTCCCGGGGCCGTCGGTGACCCCGGACCAGCTGCGCAACCGCTCGTGGTGGCGCGGGCCGGAGCTGTTCGTCCTGGTGGACGACTACGAGCTGGTGGCCACGGTGGGCCGGAACCCGTTGCAGCCGTTGCTGGAGTTCCTGCCGCAGGCCCGGGACATCGGCCTGCACCTGCTGATCGTCCGCGGGTCGGGTGGCGCGGGCCGCGCGCTGTTCGAGCCGGTCCTGCAGCGGCTGCGGGAGCTGGGGACGCCGGGCCTGATCATGTCGGGGACGAAGGACGAGGGAGCGTTGCTGGCGGACGTGAAGCCGTCACCGCAGCCGCCGGGGCGCGGGACGCTGGTTTCGCGGCGGCACGGGACGGGGCTGGTCCAGGTGGCGTGGACGAAACCGGCGGAGTCCTAG
- a CDS encoding WXG100 family type VII secretion target has translation MAGEYRAEPEAMRSAVGNVGGIIAHGINAVADLERLVVPPMSFATFGTAVASANAALHSGQITAVRTLLQLLQQINGLVKASADAYQAADRDAAAGYGGGHAPASTASSIWGSSHASELATLAINDSAGAHGEPSSVGNVLRYLEDARLGRLGDHPITDTRFHGVADFNDWLAGDADNQARVGLIEVYAGTARTFSDVPGGVHSGDVVVVEPLQFSDRQPVIGVAGDGGRLYNHGLLDARTGGLAKVSVYRPASVV, from the coding sequence ATGGCCGGCGAGTACCGGGCTGAGCCCGAGGCGATGCGCTCCGCCGTGGGCAACGTCGGGGGCATCATCGCCCACGGCATCAACGCCGTGGCCGACCTCGAACGGCTCGTCGTGCCGCCGATGTCGTTCGCCACCTTCGGCACCGCGGTCGCCTCCGCGAACGCGGCCCTGCACTCCGGCCAGATCACCGCCGTCCGCACGCTGCTGCAGCTGCTGCAGCAGATCAACGGGCTCGTCAAGGCCAGTGCCGACGCCTACCAGGCGGCCGACCGGGACGCGGCCGCCGGCTACGGCGGCGGGCACGCCCCGGCGAGCACCGCGTCGTCGATCTGGGGCAGCTCGCACGCTTCCGAGCTCGCCACCCTGGCCATCAACGACAGCGCGGGCGCCCACGGCGAGCCGTCGTCGGTCGGCAACGTGCTGCGCTACCTGGAGGACGCGCGGCTGGGCCGGCTCGGCGACCACCCGATCACCGACACCCGTTTCCACGGTGTCGCCGACTTCAACGACTGGCTCGCCGGCGACGCCGACAACCAGGCGCGGGTCGGGCTGATCGAGGTCTACGCGGGCACCGCGCGGACGTTCTCCGACGTGCCCGGCGGCGTGCACAGCGGTGACGTCGTGGTGGTCGAGCCGCTGCAGTTCTCCGACCGCCAGCCGGTCATCGGCGTCGCCGGCGACGGCGGCCGCCTCTACAACCACGGGCTGCTCGACGCCCGCACCGGCGGGCTGGCGAAGGTCAGCGTCTACCGGCCCGCGTCCGTCGTCTGA
- a CDS encoding WXG100 family type VII secretion target gives MLTFPNSSAMDATASSGGPITILPQIVTGQPEQIAMHVVDLVRKAEQFLSMYNELTKAADQLGKIWSGAASESALKKIGDSLDQLTKIINVVQKGAELLGVSGTLIKTAQEAYRAVVSAVNPTVAALMSNWWTYGAAVALSTATSASLRAFITAIGALLKALGAVDLAQQITTLAQVIGEIEKLFHHGSGSSGATTPSIGSTPVTAPQTPPPVASPSGQQAVAGGSGGGIPQQPSFTDYTPPALATGGGSSGGAATPANSWIPVDHPVTTPSVPAPTPAPAPTIPAPSAGHADEVVIHTNLTTGESTVEAPGGQDFDLDIDLDFNGKHFSQHVGYDAAGN, from the coding sequence ATGCTGACTTTCCCAAACTCCAGCGCGATGGACGCGACCGCGTCTTCGGGCGGGCCGATCACGATCCTGCCGCAGATCGTCACGGGCCAGCCGGAGCAGATCGCGATGCACGTGGTGGACCTGGTCCGCAAGGCCGAGCAGTTCCTGTCGATGTACAACGAGCTGACCAAGGCGGCCGACCAGCTGGGCAAGATCTGGTCCGGGGCGGCGAGCGAGTCGGCGCTGAAGAAGATCGGCGACTCGCTCGACCAGCTGACGAAGATCATCAACGTCGTCCAGAAGGGCGCCGAGCTGCTCGGGGTCTCCGGGACGCTGATCAAGACCGCGCAGGAGGCCTACCGCGCGGTCGTCTCCGCGGTGAACCCCACGGTCGCCGCGCTGATGTCGAACTGGTGGACCTACGGCGCGGCGGTCGCTTTGTCGACCGCGACCAGTGCGTCGCTGCGGGCGTTCATCACCGCGATCGGCGCGCTGCTCAAGGCGCTCGGCGCGGTGGACCTCGCCCAGCAGATCACCACGCTCGCGCAGGTCATCGGCGAGATCGAGAAGCTCTTCCACCACGGCTCCGGCAGCTCGGGTGCGACGACGCCGTCGATCGGGAGCACCCCGGTCACCGCGCCGCAGACCCCGCCGCCGGTGGCGAGCCCGTCGGGGCAGCAGGCGGTGGCGGGCGGGAGCGGCGGGGGGATCCCGCAGCAGCCCTCGTTCACTGACTACACCCCGCCCGCGCTCGCCACCGGCGGCGGTTCCAGCGGCGGTGCCGCGACCCCGGCGAACAGCTGGATCCCCGTCGACCACCCGGTCACGACGCCGTCGGTGCCGGCGCCGACGCCCGCGCCGGCGCCCACGATTCCCGCGCCTTCGGCCGGGCACGCCGACGAGGTCGTCATCCACACCAACCTGACCACCGGTGAGTCCACTGTGGAGGCTCCGGGCGGCCAGGACTTCGACCTCGACATCGATCTGGACTTCAACGGCAAGCACTTCAGCCAGCACGTCGGCTACGACGCGGCCGGGAACTGA
- a CDS encoding WXG100 family type VII secretion target: protein MAGSGVVDASGVVSSVLSGYRRVLVECRRRVTGDPAALSAASQRVAGRASAVSGQAKEIGESAKALHADWDGDAYAAFATAAAELGKDLGETAAKLGDQANRLATAARLVQSAEAAVDSVLAQFDQYAAQLTAQARAVNSASVGAFIQAARQLGEQSVAAARQVVDEFSDALAELFPPEGVGRLEHELGKWARGPLHWLNGEPLDGRKRPRTVPSWFGNSGWKKLTWDGLEGTRAPKKADTPFGQPEPEGLKNKIGRNTEITYYKFQHEQDGWSPEYDGKITSKGWDASASGHAELAALHGEAELKKEWGVAEAHAKGTVFAGGEASASGTIGAHGVGAHANAFVGGKVEGEVAADVAGIGVGANGTLQYGLGAQLDAQAVYDAGHLKVNFKAGAALGLGLGVGAKIDIDLPKLGHTIGEYGGAAVDAVSHAASDAADAVGAAWDDAVASVGL, encoded by the coding sequence GTGGCGGGCTCGGGGGTGGTCGACGCGTCCGGGGTGGTCAGCTCGGTGCTGTCCGGCTACCGGCGCGTGCTCGTCGAGTGCCGGCGGCGCGTCACCGGCGATCCCGCCGCGCTGAGCGCCGCCTCGCAGCGGGTGGCCGGGCGGGCGTCGGCGGTTTCGGGGCAGGCCAAGGAAATCGGCGAGTCCGCGAAGGCGCTGCACGCGGACTGGGACGGCGACGCCTACGCCGCGTTCGCGACGGCCGCGGCCGAACTCGGCAAGGACCTCGGCGAAACGGCCGCGAAGCTCGGCGACCAGGCGAACCGGCTCGCCACCGCGGCCCGGCTCGTGCAGTCCGCGGAAGCCGCCGTGGATTCGGTGCTCGCGCAGTTCGACCAGTACGCCGCCCAGCTGACCGCCCAGGCCCGCGCGGTGAACTCCGCCTCGGTCGGCGCGTTCATCCAGGCCGCGCGGCAGCTCGGCGAACAGAGCGTCGCCGCGGCCCGGCAGGTCGTCGACGAGTTCTCCGACGCGCTCGCCGAGCTGTTCCCGCCCGAAGGCGTCGGACGGCTCGAGCACGAGCTCGGCAAGTGGGCGCGCGGGCCGTTGCACTGGCTCAACGGCGAGCCGCTGGACGGCCGGAAGCGGCCGCGGACCGTGCCGTCGTGGTTCGGCAACTCCGGCTGGAAGAAACTCACCTGGGACGGCCTCGAAGGCACCCGCGCGCCGAAGAAGGCCGACACGCCGTTCGGGCAGCCGGAGCCCGAGGGCCTGAAGAACAAGATCGGCCGCAACACCGAGATCACCTACTACAAGTTCCAGCACGAGCAGGACGGCTGGTCCCCGGAGTACGACGGGAAGATCACCTCGAAGGGCTGGGACGCGTCCGCGTCCGGGCACGCGGAACTCGCGGCACTGCACGGCGAGGCCGAGCTGAAGAAGGAGTGGGGCGTCGCCGAAGCCCACGCCAAGGGCACGGTGTTCGCCGGCGGCGAGGCGAGCGCGTCCGGCACGATCGGCGCCCACGGCGTCGGCGCGCACGCGAACGCCTTCGTCGGCGGGAAGGTCGAAGGCGAGGTCGCCGCGGACGTCGCGGGCATCGGCGTCGGCGCGAACGGCACCCTGCAGTACGGGCTCGGCGCGCAGCTGGACGCCCAGGCCGTCTACGACGCCGGGCACCTCAAGGTGAACTTCAAGGCGGGGGCCGCGCTCGGCCTCGGCCTGGGTGTCGGCGCGAAGATCGACATCGACCTGCCGAAGCTCGGCCACACCATCGGCGAGTACGGCGGCGCGGCGGTCGACGCGGTGAGCCACGCGGCTTCGGACGCGGCCGACGCCGTGGGCGCGGCCTGGGACGACGCCGTCGCGTCCGTGGGGCTGTGA
- a CDS encoding YbaB/EbfC family nucleoid-associated protein encodes MTDPYAVPDMDELLAQVRKQTEEVQRIQRTVEAMEIKAHSRQNEVTVTLRGDGRFTSIDIDPRAIREYDARNLSEIVLEAVNAGLQKLAEASSAKFAPVIAAAKDV; translated from the coding sequence GTGACCGATCCGTACGCGGTGCCCGACATGGACGAGCTGCTGGCGCAGGTGCGCAAGCAGACCGAAGAGGTCCAGCGGATCCAGCGCACGGTCGAGGCGATGGAGATCAAGGCGCACTCGCGGCAGAACGAGGTCACCGTCACCCTCCGCGGCGACGGCCGCTTCACCTCGATCGACATCGACCCGCGCGCGATCCGCGAGTACGACGCCCGCAACCTCTCGGAGATCGTGCTGGAAGCGGTGAACGCCGGGCTGCAGAAGCTGGCCGAGGCGTCCTCCGCGAAGTTCGCGCCGGTGATCGCGGCCGCGAAAGACGTGTGA
- the eccD gene encoding type VII secretion integral membrane protein EccD encodes MDSIASVADTSGGWGPSVARRSGLVAAVVLLLAGGLLVQAAASGSVLAPIGTGLLALVLLLGGGALSRAYGDAEAGAAGSLAGVGVALLAGMSVLPPHPLFSLSAGPLAAGLAAVTVYGVLAAVSVADRLPWFVAITGAAGFGALTCGVILLAGVPAGAAAAVVAVLCTALAAVAPMLALRLARLPLPRVPDDMEAFRADEQPSLGTEMIGRTSRAQAVLTGLLVALGLVVLAASIVLASGGPWEAGLAALLGLAWILRSRSYAGRAQRLVLVGFGVPALVCAGVWLVASGNRTAVFAAGCAVVVSAVICLVYATRVARGLRSPYWSRLLDVAEFLVLLSLVPVVAMIAGVYEAVRG; translated from the coding sequence GTGGATTCGATCGCCAGCGTCGCCGACACGTCCGGGGGCTGGGGCCCGTCGGTGGCGCGGCGCTCCGGCCTGGTGGCCGCGGTGGTGCTGTTGCTGGCGGGTGGCCTGCTGGTGCAGGCGGCGGCGTCCGGCAGCGTCCTGGCGCCGATCGGCACCGGGCTCCTGGCCCTGGTGCTCCTGCTGGGCGGAGGAGCGCTGAGCCGCGCTTACGGCGACGCCGAAGCGGGTGCGGCGGGCTCGTTGGCCGGTGTCGGCGTGGCGCTGCTGGCGGGGATGTCGGTGCTGCCACCGCACCCGCTGTTCTCGCTGTCGGCGGGCCCGCTCGCGGCGGGCTTGGCGGCGGTGACGGTGTACGGGGTGCTGGCGGCGGTCTCGGTGGCCGACCGCCTGCCGTGGTTCGTGGCGATCACCGGCGCGGCCGGGTTCGGCGCCCTGACGTGCGGGGTCATCCTGCTGGCCGGCGTCCCGGCGGGCGCGGCCGCGGCGGTGGTCGCGGTGCTGTGCACGGCCTTGGCGGCGGTGGCGCCGATGCTGGCGTTGCGCCTGGCCCGCTTGCCGCTGCCGCGGGTGCCGGACGACATGGAGGCGTTCCGCGCGGACGAGCAGCCGTCGCTGGGCACGGAGATGATCGGCCGGACGTCCCGGGCGCAGGCGGTCCTGACCGGGTTGCTGGTGGCGCTGGGCCTGGTGGTGCTGGCGGCGTCGATCGTGCTCGCGTCGGGCGGGCCGTGGGAAGCGGGGCTCGCGGCTTTGCTGGGCCTGGCGTGGATCCTGCGGTCGCGGTCGTACGCGGGCCGGGCGCAGCGGCTGGTGCTGGTGGGCTTCGGTGTGCCGGCGCTGGTGTGCGCCGGGGTGTGGCTGGTGGCGTCGGGCAACCGGACGGCGGTGTTCGCGGCGGGCTGCGCGGTCGTGGTCTCCGCGGTGATCTGCCTGGTGTACGCGACGCGGGTGGCGCGGGGACTGCGTTCGCCGTACTGGTCACGGTTGCTGGACGTGGCGGAGTTCCTGGTGCTGCTGTCGCTGGTGCCGGTGGTGGCGATGATCGCGGGGGTGTACGAGGCCGTCCGCGGCTGA